The bacterium genome includes the window GAGGCGCCGCTGGTGAAGTAGCGGCGTTCTCCCGCGCCCTCGCCTGACCCGGAAAGCCCCCTCTCTTCCAGCACGCGCTTTACCTGCCGGGCGACCCCGGGGCAAGGGTCCACTATCGCGACTCCGGGGCCGACTATCTCTCTTATCGTCTCAAGCGCGAAGGGGTAATGAGTGCAGCCAAGCACGAGCGCGTCAATCCCCTCTTCAAGCAAAGGGTGCAATACCCCTTCGAGGTAGCGGCGAATCCGCTCCCCGTTAACCTCCCCCGCTTCGATTATCTCCACGAGGCCGGGGCAGGTCCTGCCGACGAGGCGCACGTCTTTTGCAAACTGCTCCACCACGCGGGCGAAAAGCGGCCCCTCGAAGGTGGCCGGAGTGGCGAGAACGCCAATCGCCTTCACACGGCTACCAAGCGCGGCGGGTTTTACGGCGGGCTCTATGCCGACGAAGGGAACGCCGGGAAAACTCTCCCTCAAAGAATAGAGCGCCGCGCCCGAAGCGGTGTGGCAGGCCACGACGACAAGCTTCGCCTTT containing:
- the murI gene encoding glutamate racemase, encoding MSDSPIGIFDSGVGGLSVLRDIAALMLSENLLYLADQANVPYGHRPLEEVRGFSEGITRFLLAKKAKLVVVACHTASGAALYSLRESFPGVPFVGIEPAVKPAALGSRVKAIGVLATPATFEGPLFARVVEQFAKDVRLVGRTCPGLVEIIEAGEVNGERIRRYLEGVLHPLLEEGIDALVLGCTHYPFALETIREIVGPGVAIVDPCPGVARQVKRVLEERGLSGSGEGAGERRYFTSGASEGLEKALRLLLCQEAPVGRVRWLDGELEEV